The following coding sequences lie in one Rutidosis leptorrhynchoides isolate AG116_Rl617_1_P2 chromosome 4, CSIRO_AGI_Rlap_v1, whole genome shotgun sequence genomic window:
- the LOC139844457 gene encoding uncharacterized protein: MYTIHPTKITSRVPLLNPTRCVPKHGFTKILLQNKGFHMRSMKKMAWSLEIVRPATELYADEAIEAIKFGKVIGVPTDTLYGFACDACSIEAVNRIYEIKGRKLTSPLAICVGDVGDIGRFAVTNHLPFGLLDCLLPGPVTVVLKRGESSILEKSLNPGIDSVGVRVPDSNFIRMIARGSKSALALTSANLSGQPSSVDVNDFKNLWERCAFVYDGGILPSGCAGSTIVDLTILGKYKILRPGSAKDETVSILERHSLVEVEASP; this comes from the exons ATGTATACCATACACCCCACAAAAATAACCTCTCGAGTTCCCCTGTTAAACCCTACTCGAT GTGTACCAAAGCATGGATTTACAAAAATCCTTTTACAAAACAAGGGATTTCATATGAGATCGATGAAGAAAATGGCATGGAGTTTAGAAATAGTTCGACCTGCCACCGAACTCTACGCTGATGAAGCCATTGAAGCTATAAAATTTGGAAAAGTTATTGGTGTTCCTACTGATACGTTGTACGGTTTCGCTTGTGATGCGTG CTCTATTGAGGCGGTTAATAGGATATATGAAATTAAAGGGCGTAAACTTACGAGTCCTTTAGCAatttgtgttggtgatgttggagATATTGGACGATTTGCTGTTACGAATCATTTGCCTTTTGGTTTGCTCGATTGTCTACTTCCTGGGCCCGTTACTGTTGTCCTAAAAAGAG GGGAATCAAGTATTCTTGAGAAGTCATTAAACCCAGGGATCGATAGTGTGGGAGTTCGTGTACCTGATTCCAACTTTATCAGGATGATTGCGCGTGGATCCAAAAGTGCACTGGCTTTGACTAGTGCAAACCTTAGTGGACAACCAAGTAGTGTAGACGTTAATGATTTCAAGAACTTGTGGGAACGATGTGCGTTTGTTTACGATGGTGGTATCCTTCCATCAGGCTGTGCAGGGTCAACTATTGTTGACCTAACTATACTCGGGAAATACAAGATTTTGAGACCAGGGAG TGCCAAAGATGAAACTGTCTCAATTTTGGAGAGGCACTCTCTTGTAGAAGTAGAAGCTAGCCCTTAA